A region of the Hydra vulgaris chromosome 12, alternate assembly HydraT2T_AEP genome:
TACCCGCTCCAACCTTAacaaaaaacacacaaaaacaataagtattttgaaataaaaaatgtaattaagttttgtcatggcttttagtgaatgatttaatttttcaattccattaatgaataaaattaaatcatttttaacaatagacaccacgtgaaagtaagccagagccgtctatcaaaaaaaatttgcaagccataaaacttgctgtaccatatttgcaagctacaaaacttgcggtactcaTTTTGCAAGCCataaaacttgctgtaccatatttgcaagctacaaaacttgcggtacccATTTTGCAAGCCataaaacttgctgtaccatacttgcaagctacaaaacttgcggtactcaTTTTGCAAGCCataaaacttgctgtaccatatttgcaagctacaaaacttgcggtacccATTTTGCAAGCCataaaacttgctgtaccatatttgcaagctacaaaacttgcggtactcaTTTTGCAAGCCataaaacttgctgtaccatatttgcaagctacaaaactctTCTTCCACGACCACTTGCATTACCTCTGCTGCTTTCCCCAGCACTCCTGTTTGGGGGATAATAGGGCCATCTAAAAAGAGGGTCATCTTTGCCCCCAAACTGGACCCAACGCAAATACGACCTGTTGCTGGTGGGTCCAGGATGCTGGGTCCTATAAACCCTGTAGGCTACATATGTAAGGtctaaaagcaaataaataataattatatgatTAACCACTGGCATTATGTaacacttaataaaaaatttttacttgttaaagtttatctaaatatataaaattattgactaATAAATCACTGATaggtaaacaaatttttaataagagtaaaaatttcaatccTGCTAGTGATTTTCCTTTTATGAGAATTCAAAtgaaaacacaatataaatgtattaaacagTGCATATTAAtaggaataataaaaatttgataaccattcagatacatttttaatacataaatttacCGGCAGAAGGTTGAGCATGTGAAACTAAAGGTAGAAAAAGTTGTCATTTAAAGATATTACAATTGCTGAGAAATGCGCAcacatatttaaaagtaatagttattAGACATACCAGTTGTTGCAGATGTAGAACATGGAACTAAggttaaaaagttgtaataagaTAAATTGCAATTGATGAAAAATGCATACATAATTAGaaggtaaaatttttaaaacttaccaATTGTAGAAGATGTACATGGTCCTAAggttaaaaagttgtaataaaaaattaatatagcaAATGATGAATAATGGATACGCATATTAAcaagtaatattatttagacATACCACTTGATGTAGAGAACGATGAAACtaaggtaaaaaaagttttaaaaaagaaaaatatagcaattgATAAAAAAAGGCATACACAAatagaaagtaaaaatttttaaacttaccaaTCGTAACAGATGAAGATGGTCCTAAggttaaaaagttgtaataaaaaattaatatagcaAAGGATGAAAAATGGATACACATAtgaaaaagtaatattatttagacATACCAATTGATGCAGACGACAATAAAACTaaggtaaaaaagttgtaataaaaaacaaatattgcaaTTGATGaaaaatacatacacatattagaaagtaaagtatttaaaatataccaaTTGTAGCAGATGAGGATGTTCCTGcggttaaaaatttttaatagaaaataaatattgcatttgttgagaaatgcatacacatattaaaaagtaatagtttttaaacttaccaCTTGTTGCAGTTAAAGTTGGAACTAAGGTTAAaagattgttataaaaaataaatgttgcatTTGATAAGGAATGCATAACAGGTTTTTAGAACTTACCAACTGTACCAGATGAAGATggttctaaagttaaaaaaggagTAAGACACCgcacaaaaaaataagtttagcattaaatatattcacagaataaaaattccttgttttcaaaattactaaTTATAGCAAGTGATGAAAGGAGAGTTAAACAAAATATGAGTTAAACCTAGACACACatgtttaaacttttgttaacgTGATTcataacaaaagttaaaatatacaaacttaccAATGGTAGACCTTGTCGATTCAACTaaaggtaacaaaaaaatagtacGATAAAAAATAACACCTTTTAATTGCCAAAagtaagttcaaaaaataacaactaaaaaattaaaatataaagattatatgtatataaacaagAAGCTAACATTAGGAATgtgtatatacttatataaacaatatacatatataaattagtatacaTCAAGAAAAAGGTATagacaataataattatatcttatatttaagaaaaactttagAAACATTAAGTTAATGCAAAAATGTTATGGGAACTATACTTACGAAATCTCAAAAAATCTATAATGATAGTGCTAGGATCTAAATAAGAAGCAAATATTATACAtgtttgtataattatttaaataatatttaaagggTGAAGTGGTATACAacagcaaaataataaaaaaagatgagtgtaatttttatatcatttttaaactaaacactaaaaaatatgtttgttaagaataaatcaatttaaattctatttgtagacttctatagaaattaaaagaattgaagcaaatcataaaataatttatttttaacaaagtatttgttaatatacaaataagtattattaatacttatttgtGTATTAACAAATTTGTATACTTATATGAATCATATTATGATGTTTGAATGAACCTGTGAAATGATACTTTTGTctatcaataaaatcaaaacagttttaatcTAATAGTATTAGATTAAAACTGTATTATTAAAaaggtattattaaaaatgtattagtaATACATTAATCTTTTTATACTTAAGATTATCTTACCAAGATAAACAAAAAGAGTAAGGTTTTtacatttatgtttttgttttaaaaataattagcaataatataattatgaaaaaaaaatttgcttactATCTGTTAGAGAATCTATATATGTTTGTAAGAtttgtttttccattttatttgtttttctgttatctaataataaaaataatgcagaaaaaaattgtttttctaagaACTGGCCCCCCTATCCGCCCCCGTATTTTTATAGTTCGTGTTAccgaaaaaaaattgattaaaacagaaattaggtaccaaaagtgctgCACTTAGTTATATATCTGCTCCCATTTTTTTTGGCTGAAATTTGGCaggtaaaaagaaaatacaTGTAGAAagtagaataaataataaaaaaagcggGCTTAACATTTCTTTGATACGAAATTAATGTGAGAACATCGACTAAATTTTCATAGAAAATTGTCagcaaaaaaattcataaaaaagttaggcaaccatacttaaaaataatataggaATCAAGCTTGACctttcttctttcaaaaaatatcctaagtttatatgtgtttctaaaaagaaatacCTCAAAAAAACGTTTGCCTAAGGCTACCTAAAAAAAGTGGTATTTGTAGAATAACACATAGTAAACTATCTGctccctttttttttctttgaaaactgGCATGTGCttagaaaatgcatgtagaaagttaaatcaataataaaaaaagcggGCTCAACATTTCTTCTACTATAAATTAATGTGAGAACATATACTATATTTTCAGGACCATAACAAACCATGAAAAATTAGTAACCATACATTAAAAGCCACATAAAAATCAAGATTAACCCTTCTTCTTTCAGAAAAATATCTaggtttatatatgtttctaaaaagaaacaccacaaaaaacgtttgtctgacgctaccttaaaaaaagtgaaaaaaacgtggaacaaaattttagcacaaaaatcGGCTCCGTAAAACGCGATTTCcgcgtacctatatatatatatatatatatatatatatatatatatatatatatatatatatatatatatatatatatatatatatatatatatatatatatatatatatatatatatatatatatatatatatatatatatatatatatatatatatatatatatatatatatatatattacatcgGATGTTTGAAACTTATCTGCAAGTAAACTTAGGGTACTTTGGTGGGACTTCTTTCCCCTATGATTTATGTATGACTGTCCCATTAAACgtgcttattttattttgttatgtttgcAATCACAAGGATAACTTTCTTTCCTCTTTCTAGGACTTGGAATTATGAGatccattaaaatttttgttaaaacaacatACATGAAACTGTTTACATTTTCCGCGTATTGCGCCTAAAAATACGAATCAGCTGGAgagtgaattttttaaaaagggcgTATTGGAAGCAAATTTGCCTTTCCCTGTTGTAAAAAATGACCAAAAACTACTTTGAGCTGACCCAAGAAAACCGCTTTGACAGGGTGAAACTACAATGTTTCCTGActccaaaaatgtaaaatttgaaatctaactATTTCGTCCGAGaaaatgattttgatttttagtttttagtactTTGCACAATTGGGCGAAATGACagcttttcaaattttgcatttttacagcattCAAAAACTCTTCAAAATAAGCATTTATTACTCCAAAACATAACTGTCTAAAATTCACTTGAATAATAGTTTATTCTGACACAACTGATATAGTTTTTCATTAACAAGATGGAAATAATAAACACTTtcttaaataattcttttagttATTCTAAgccaaaacacaaaaataaccTCTTGATTCTAAACACATAAAGAGCAAAtggtacataaaataaattcttctcAATATTTGATTCTTCACAAATGCTTGCTGTTGTAGTCCACAACACATGAAAGAAGCCTCTTTGCATACTCAGGATGATTGCGGTCTCTTTTGTATCTCTGCCAATGTGAGCTGAAATTATGATGCATTGATACTGTTGCCTGCTCACTAAAGATCCCCAAGGGAGCCCTTTTGATCTCAATGAATTGCTTCACATGGAAGAAAACAGCATGAACTTTTGGAGTCACACTGATGTTCATGATTGCCAAATATGAGTCTCTGAAGCgatcaattttttcagaaaagtcATCCTCCAGAACCATACCAAAACATGCTGTCACCACAGACTTAAACTTTCGAAGGGCATCAATGATTCCAAAGACTTGAAAAGCAGACTCAGTCTCTGCAATTTTTTGAAGGAGGTCAAGATTGCTGAGAAGCTTGTGACAGGCATTCCCTGCAAACTGCCCACCATGGTATGGTTCTTGTTGAATGTGGAGAGCTGAGGGCCACTTGACAACATTGGGCCAAACTTCTGTCATGGTTTTGTACATGTGATTGACCACACCAAGGAGAAGATGGAGTTCCATTGGTAATATGAGCTCCAAGATGAGTTTGTTTTCAGAACCAGATAGCAAAAGCTCATGCACTACATTGCCAAAAGATCTTGCCTTTTTGATATCACCACCAGACTTAGCAAACTCTTGATAACAGGCAACAAGTGAGCCTAGTGTCCTCAATGATCCTGATTGAGAAAGATGCTTTGATTCTGTGTTGCACCAAGAGCAAGGGTGAGTACTTGCATGGCTCTGAAGGCCACAAAGGATGTTGGCAAGTTTCATGTCGCATGAGACAACAAAGTTGACTTTGTCTAACTTGATTAAAGACAAGATCTGCCTcacattttcaaagttttctggTAGTCCTTCTGATAAAGCCACAAGCATTTGACGCTTTACACTATTGTCTTTGGCAGTCCTCtgagttaaaagttttttccgtGGTGGTGACCTTGAATCACAGTGAGAATCCAACTCTATGATGCCAAGAGAAACTTTCAGAAATCCTCCACCTCCATCAATTCCCAACTTGACAATATGATTCTGGAAAACTCTTCGAGAAAGCAGGACTTCATTCAAAAGCTCGGCAAGATCCTTGCAATGCACAACCACAAAGTCAGTGGAGTTACTCTCTGATAAAACTTGGATGCTGGTTTGAGTAAAAAACTCAGACAACTGTTTGCCAATGGCTTCAAACTTGCAAGAAAACTAGTCTCCACAATCTTGGTGTCACTGACTCTGTTGATGGTTGATGCCAATTTCTTCATGCCAAGGTTGGACAGTCCTGTGTTTAGCTGAACTTGTACAAGATCTTCAGTTTTGATGCTGGGTTCAGGAAAAAGAGCTCTTGCACTTGAGCttcctaaaaatgaaattatattaacactttttgtaattttaagttttaaaattaaaggtaTTCCCTCTGAACCTGCCatctttatatgtatatataaaagtatcaCCTGTTTTAACTCTAAGTGGTGGGCCGCCTTTAGGATGCGATATTTTGACAGTACCACCAGGTGTGGAAGGTTTAGTAGAGATGACTTGAGTAGCTATTTGCTCTGCAGCGAGTGGATCAGCTGTAGCTAGCTGCTTGAGATTCTCTCTAAAAGTGAATGGAGTGCACTGATGTGGCAGACCTCTTCCAACTAGACTCAACCAATCACCACATCTTTGAGGGGTACAATCTTCCACAGGTTTAGAATAGTCCACTGGGCTCTTCTCATTCAACTTCAAATGTCCAACTTGACAAATAAGACAGTTGCAACCTTGATCTCTTGTTGGTGGTCTAACTTTTATAGATGAGAAAGGAAACAAAGGTGGCAGGTTAACATCTTTTCCTTCATCTTTTCTCCGAAGAATTGTTCGACATGAGTCACAAATGCCTCTTGGCACTCTGGTATCAGTCAAATCAAGACTTGTATGGTAATGCTTGAGGATATTTTCAACAAGGAACTGTGTCAACTCTC
Encoded here:
- the LOC136087846 gene encoding uncharacterized protein LOC136087846 isoform X3, with translation MEKQILQTYIDSLTDNPSTIIIDFLRFLESTRSTIEPSSSGTVVPTLTATSGTSSSATIVLLSSASIGPSSSVTIVSSFSTSSGPCTSSTIVPCSTSATTGWSG
- the LOC136087846 gene encoding uncharacterized protein LOC136087846 isoform X2, coding for MEKQILQTYIDSLTDNPSTIIIDFLRFLESTRSTIEPSSSGTVVPTLTATSVLLSSASIGPSSSVTIVSSFSTSSGPCTSSTIVPCSTSATTVSHAQPSAGWSG
- the LOC136087846 gene encoding uncharacterized protein LOC136087846 isoform X1, which produces MEKQILQTYIDSLTDNPSTIIIDFLRFLESTRSTIEPSSSGTVVPTLTATSGTSSSATIVLLSSASIGPSSSVTIVSSFSTSSGPCTSSTIVPCSTSATTVSHAQPSAGWSG